The Medicago truncatula cultivar Jemalong A17 chromosome 4, MtrunA17r5.0-ANR, whole genome shotgun sequence genome includes a region encoding these proteins:
- the LOC25491686 gene encoding F-box protein At3g07870, with protein sequence MKRKKISIAAARTKVDEAESRELCPYFDNLPSHLTAHILLRLPFKSVLICKSVCKVWKTMISESQFAKLHFERSPISLMIRTRHRVSRTLYLLECEPDKFEIGSNNHVKLAPIFKLPLRSFRDKRDQINIESKRPFRAARLVSGKNNDNSDRGRQSLYIDCNRDIDKFDIVNSCNGLLCLSDPSFGNPIVICNPVTGEFIRLPESTTNRTRVRMQGQAGFGFQPKTNEYKVISVWIRHVKQANQWVFERVILEINTLGTTSWRNVEVDPQISFSSLKYPTCVNGALHWIRFEDEQRSILVFCFESERLQSFPSPPHVFGNHNVYCSRPISMGELKGFLYICDPTFISNVSMWVMNEYGIGESWTKIYNIDTSFNPLDRVPRGYGLSWPIKHFEEGAAILSYHSFNCFTYYEPEKYGFKVFRIHGSRKNYFEVIQHIPSLISLKDVLKGVNIEVLNIHSRCAKFKLRGEKEVLSLSQV encoded by the exons atgaaaagaaaaaagatttcaaTTGCTGCTGCAAGAACAAAAGTTGATGAGGCAGAGAGTCGTGAGCTTTGCCCTTATTTTGATAATCTTCCGTCTCACCTCACTGCCCACATTCTCCTTCGACTTCCATTTAAGTCTGTTCTCATTTGTAAATCTGTGTGCAAAGTTTGGAAAACAATGATTTCAGAATCACAATTTGCTAAATTGCACTTTGAGCGATCACCAATTAGTCTCATGATTCGAACACGACACCGAGTGTCAAGAACCCTATACCTTCTTGAGTGCGAGCCTGATAAGTTTGAGATTGGAAGCAACAATCATGTCAAGCTTGCACCTATATTCAAGCTTCCTCTCAGATCATTTAGGGATAAAAGAGACCAGATCAATATTGAATCCAAGCGCCCTTTTCGTGCTGCCAGATTAGTTTCAGGGAAAAACAACGACAACAGTGATAGGGGTAGACAGAGTCTTTATATTGATTGCAACAGAGATATTGATAAGTTTGATATTGTGAATTCTTGCAATGGTTTACTTTGTTTGTCTGACCCATCTTTTGGAAACCCAATAGTGATCTGCAACCCAGTCACGGGGGAGTTCATAAGACTTCCTGAATCTACTACAAATCGAACTCGAGTAAGAATGCAAGGTCAAGCTGGTTTTGGATTCCAACCTAAAACTAATGAATATAAGGTAATAAGCGTGTGGATAAGACATGTTAAACAAGCCAATCAGTGGGTGTTTGAGCGTGTGATCCTTGAGATAAACACACTTGGAACAACATCCTGGAGAAATGTTGAAGTGGATCCTCAAATTTCTTTTTCGAGTCTAAAGTATCCCACTTGTGTGAATGGTGCACTTCATTGGATAAGATTTGAGGATGAGCAAAGGTCAATATTGGTTTTCTGCTTTGAAAGTGAGAGGTTGCAGTCATTTCCTTCTCCTCCACATGTGTTTGGAAATCATAATGTTTATTGTAGTAGGCCTATTAGCATGGGAGAATTAAAGGGATTTCTATACATTTGTGATCCGACCTTTATATCTAATGTTTCAATGTGGGTTATGAATGAATATGGCATTGGAGAATCATGGACTAAGATTTACAACATCGATACTTCGTTCAATCCTTTGGATCGTGTTCCACGGGGTTATGGTTTAAGCTGGCCGATAAAACACTTTGAAGAAGGTGCTGCCATATTGTCATATCATTCCTTCAATTGTTTTACCTACTACGAACCTGAAAAATATGGGTTCAAAGTTTTTCGAATTCATGGGAGTcggaaaaattattttgaagtaATCCAACACATTCCAAGTCTAATTTCATTGAAGGATGTTTTGAAAGGAGTCAATATTGAGGTTCTGAATATCCACTCaag GTGTGCAAAGTTTAAATTGCGGGGAGAAAAGGAGGTTCTTTCTCTGTCTCAAGTTTGA
- the LOC25491688 gene encoding SPX domain-containing protein 3 — translation MKFGKRLKQQVQDTLPEWRDKFLSYKELKKLLRLISAAPTSLLNGSIGYGKSEAEFMYLLNNEIDKFNGFFMEQEEDFIIRHKEVQQRIKRVVDLWGPNGSQPSEAEYKEEMEKIRKAIVDFHGEMVLLVNYSNINYTGLAKILKKYDKRTGGLLRLPFIQKVLEQPFFTTDLISKLVKECETIIDAVFPVEEEAERAKEAKEAIVVAGEGIFRNTVAALLTMQEMRKGSSTQSAFSLPPLSLPDSDLIQSFQLNAAVPIV, via the exons ATGAAATTTGGTAAGAGACTCAAGCAACAGGTTCAAGATACTTTGCCAGAATGGAGAGACAAATTTTTGTCATATAAGGAATTGAAGAAACTATTGAGACTTATATCAGCAGCACCAACATCATTGCTAAATGGTTCAATTGGGTATGGAAAATCTGAGGCTGAGTTTATGTATTTGTTGAATAATGAGATTGATAAGTTCAATGGATTCTTCATGGAACAAGAGGAGGATTTCATTATTCGACACAAG GAAGTGCAACAGAGAATCAAGAGAGTAGTTGATTTATGGGGACCAAATGGTAGTCAACCTTCAGAAGCAGAATATAAGGAGGAAATGGAAAAAATTAGAAAAGCTATTGTTGATTTTCATGGTGAAATGGTTCTCTTAGTAAACTATAGCAACATTAACTATACAG ggttggctaaaattttgaaaaagtatGACAAGAGGACAGGAGGTCTACTTCGTTTACCATTCATTCAAAAAGTATTGGAGCAACCCTTTTTCACAACCGATTTAATATCGAAACTCGTGAAGGAATGTGAAACCATAATCGATGCAGTGTTTCCGGTTGAGGAAGAAGCTGAAAGAGCAAAAGAAGCAAAAGAAGCTATAGTGGTAGCTGGTGAAGGAATTTTTAGAAACACGGTTGCGGCTTTACTTACAATGCAAGAAATGAGAAAAGGTAGTTCAACACAAAGTGCATTTTCTTTGCCTCCTCTCAGTTTGCCAGATTCTGATCTCATCCAATCATTTCAGCTTAATGCTGCTGTTCCAATTGTTTAG